The genomic segment GAAATAAGCCAAGCTGAGGTCGGGCATTCGCAAGTAAGAAAAAGtttccgtgtatttatttgggagctgggtgccaCCCCCAAAGAGCTAAGAGTAAAAAAATAACAACTACACTTCCCAAATCCTGTTGAGAAGAGTCTTGGAGGAACCATATAGAAACAAGCAACCATATTGTTTGTGGTTGGCATAGGTCACCTATGACCCCCTGCCAGCCCTGGGGGCCGCCACACACCAGAGTTAGGGGTGACCCTATCAAATTGCTCTCCTTTACAAGATGCCTGTGTCCAGTCTGTCCTGTGTAGAACTGGGTGTACCTGTGTTCTCTGCCTGCTCCCCCAACCCTTCCCACGCTATCCAGTTGTCTTGAAAGACCTTCCTTCAGAAGAACCATGTGGAGCCTTTGAACATGAACActtgagcaaggggtggggtggggatcaCTCTCCTTATGAGTGACTTATGCCTCTCTGGGTCCAATGGAGGGACAGTGCTTAGCTAGTTCCCTTCTTCATTGTTTTCCAGCTGAGGCCCTCCCCAGTGCCTTACTCCCTCCAATAAAACccagggtggggtgtgtgtgtgtgtgtgtgtgtgtgtgtgtgtgtgtgtgtaaagtccATCTGTGTCCATCTGTCTGCCCCACCCGAATCCCATTCCAGCCTTCCAGGCAGTCCCTATGAAGCCAGGGCTactcttttattaattttgtttttgttttttgtttgtcttttgagacagggtttctttatgtaacagtcctggctgtcctggaactcactctgtagaccaggctggccttgaactcaatttatttatttattgagaaaagagcttaTGTAGCCCTTAGGTGGCCTTGAGCTTTTGATCATCCTATTTCCACCTCTCAAGTGTTACGATTACATATGTAGGACACCAAGCCTCATTTATgtatgctagggatcaaactcatggaGGTTTCACGTACATTAAGCAAATAGtacaccaactgagctacatctccagtcccgCCAGGGCTAATCTTTAGTCAAACACCAGGTGTTAGGGCCCTCAGCCTCTTCCTGAATCTTCTGTGCCCTTAGTGTAGGATGCTGGCCTGATGGGCATGTTCACCCAATGTCTTACTTagtgtttctactgctgtgatgaaactatgaccaaaggcagcttgggaaggaaaagggttATTTTAATTTACAGTTTACACAatccaggaagtcagggcaggaacccggaggctgaaactgaagcagaggccgtggctGAGAACCACTTCACTACAGGCTGGGCCCTCATACAGCAATAAACTAAGAAAATGtactacaggcttgcctatgggTCAGTCTGGTGGGAACGTTTTCTcatttgaggctccctcttccaaaatggccCTAGACCGTGTCAAGCTAATATAAGAAGGAGCCAGCACACCCGGGACCCTAGGAGTGTCAGGCTAATATAAAAAGGAGCCAGCACACTCGGGACCCTAGGGTGTCAGGCCCTGAAGCCTCAGACTCTGTTCTACCCTGGTACGGTGTGTGGGGCTAATGAGGACAGCTGAGTTGGTCACAGCTCTGTCCTGGGGACCTAATGACCAGGGTACAAACCAGCGAATAGCCCACGTGCTGACCCTCTAGGTTGGATGGAGTGGCCCCAGGTGTTGCTTCCGTAAACCAGACCTGCCTTTTGGCCTTCTGTGGTTCTGACTCCCGCCCAGAATGGCTGCAGTCAGGACCTAGGGGATTGGAGGCCAGAAGGACCAGGTCTTTCCCTTCAtgaccttcctccctcctcatctgGCTCATGTATTCCACGGatcctgggtgtggtggcctcaGTCAACACTCAAGGCCTCCCTTGCCTTTTCCACAATGAAGGAACCCAAATATGCAGGGTCAACAAAGgggtctcttcctttcttctataACAAGGCAGTGCTGGCCAGCCTCCCAGTTCTCCCTGAGCCTGAGTGCTCTGGCCCCAGACTGTGCGCCCGTGGGTCAAGGCGCAGCTTCCGAAGTTTTGGGGATGTCCTCAGTCTATGCCTCCGGAACTCCTTGGCATTACTGAAAGCATTTTGCTCAGGCTCCCTTGCTGTTGTTCACCCCAACAATTCCTTAATTCATACATTCACTGTTCAGCACACTGGCCACTGTGTTTAACACTTTCAGTGTGTGATTGGGCAGGATGGGCAGGTTGTCTGCGCACAGGACTCAGCTGACGCAGGAACAGGACATACTAATAACTGATAACTAATAACTCAGACAGGGCTTGGAACCCACTTAGTCCTCCCTACCTCACCTTACCCAGGTTATCTCAAGTACTATTAGCTTAAGGCAAGTTGGAGGGAACCTTGACACTCTATGGAGAAAGGGCCGGAGGGAGCAGGGTCAGAGCTCTATGGGTAGAGCTGGGCAAGGAGAGGACACTGGCGACTTCCTGGTCCCATGGACGGTTTGGTGTTTTCCgtcgttggttggttggttggttttgagacagggtctctctacgtagctctggctgtcctggaactcactatgtagaccaggctggcctcgaactcacagagacccttctgcctcaggtgtgcaccaccaccacacccggctaatCCTAAAGCACCAGGTATTCCCAGGCAGTCCCCCATCCAGGGACTAACTAGGTCCACCTCTGCTTAGCTTCCAAGATCAGAGGAGATGGGGCGCATTAGCAGAGGTGGGCTGATGGAGGTGGCAGTGGCGGGCCCCGTCTGGTTCCTGGGGGGCTTGCTTCCCCTAGGAGCTCAGCAGAGCTACCTCCAGGTAAAGAACCTGGGGCCCCAGAACTCAGTTTCCCACTCGGCCTCAGAGGTGCTATGTCCCAAAGAGCAGGTGGGACCTGGGACCATCCACTTAGGACAGCAGGGGAGCTGGAAGGGCCAGCAGGGAAGGCCCCCCATTGTCTCTCTTTGATTACGGCAAAGCTCCTTGACTTCTGGGGGCACTGTCCTTTGAGGTGTCTTTGCCTGCTCCTGACGCACAGCACACAGGAACATTCAGGCCCCAGCTTGCCCGCCTGTCCAGGTGGCTGTGACCTGCCTCGCCCGGGAGAAGCAGGAGATGGGCACACGTCCCCTGGGAGAAAGGCAGTcggcctgtcccctcccccaccaaggaCTTGTGTGTACTTCATCTCCTGCTGAGCTGCAGCTCACACTACTTAGCACAGCCCTGGCGGGCCGGCACGGGTGGCCTCCCCGagtcccctccccttcccaacaTCTTCCCCTCCTGGGTCACCTGTGTTTCCCTCTCTTCACACAAGAATGTGTCTGCAGGGCCTGGGCTGCTGTCCCATCCCATTGTTAACCACACCGCACCTCCACTCCCCACAGGACAGGCCCAGGCCtgccccaggggccagccatcacCCCCTGCTGGAGTCCATATACACCTGTTTACCTTTGGGTCTCTGCCAAGGATGGAGCGGAGCTGCACCTGACTTCTGCCCAAtccccacttccttcctgtccctctcctccACGCTGCccaggcatgggggtggggaCCCGGCTCAGCCCTGCAGGGCACCCAGCTCGATTGCTTCAGAACACTATAAATGGCAAAGGATTCTCCCTGGGGACTTTCAGATGAGAGTCACTGGACCCCAAGGTGTCTTGTCCTATAGCACATTAAGTACCCGGGGCCAAGAATGGGAGGCCCCCAAGCTCAAAGCTTGGATTCTTTCTTGTGCCCACCTCCTGCCATACTCCCAGCTGGCAGTGGGGAGAATgtgtagaaagaaagagaaactggaAAGGCCGTAAGTCTGGGGACAGGGAGAACTTCCTATAGGTAAGGGCCTTCcccaaatacttaaaaaataggGGGCGTTCAGCAGGAAATGGGAGCAcaggccttttatcccagcacctggggaggcagaggcaggatgtctgtgagtttgaggccagcctggtctatcaagcaagttccaggacagccaagattattacacagagaaaccctgtctggaaaaacaggaagaaaaaaaaaaaagaggggttcAGGGACTGGTGGCTGCAGAAGTGGGGTTTGAAGCCTCAAATTAAAGACCAGGCAGCTGGGCTGGTGGCACGGGCCTGGAATCGTTGGTACTCAGAAGGCTGTGTCAGGAAGGTCAAGACTTGTGCggagtacagagtgagttcaaggccagagtgagcaacttagtgagaccttgtctcaaaaataagaactACAGCTCTGTGTGCTGGGATCTAACTtagtggcagagtgtttgcctaatgTGTGTGAAGTCCTAAGTCCAAACCCCAGAACAACCACAAGCAAatcaaaatatagaaataaaccCATAAGTGTTGTGAAGAAAATGGGATCTTGTGTCCTGCTGAAGGAACTATCCACAGACCAGCGGCCATGGAAAACAGTGCCTCAAAtaagccaataaataaaaatcagagccgggtggtggtggcgcatgcctttaatcctagcactcgggaggcagaggcaggcggatctctgtaagttcaaggccagcctaggctacagcttgagttccaggaaaggctccaaagctacacagagaaaccctctctcaaaaaatccataaataaataaataataaaaaatacaaataaaaatcagacACAAGACCGCTATGTGTCTAGCAATCCAATATACATGGGAAAGGAAGAGACTTCCCCAAGAGCTGGAGTCCTGAGCACAAAGCCATACAGAATATGTGGGTTATAGGCCCCTGGCATAGCATCCCGCAAAGTTTGGGGAGCTCTGTGGACTGGGTAGGGTTAATGTGCCTCCTAGTTTCAGGGAAGCACACGTTGAAGTGTTCAGTGATAATGGGCACCGTGCTCACCAGTGATGCTGCGTTGATTTGGTTGGGTGTTACCCTGAACCCACAAAGCAAGGAGAGGTggaggcttgggagatggctcacgGGAAAGAGGGCTTGACCTTGTAAGCATGGGGTCCTGAGTATGTGTCTCAGGTACCCATGTCAAAAGCTGGGCATTGCTGcccctgcctgtaactccagagctggaggagggagacagggccATTGCAGAAGAACTCGATGGCCAGCTGGCCtagcccaaacagtgagcttgtggttcacgagagactctgtctcagggtAATAAGGCAGAGAACAATGGAGGAAAACTTCTGCTAACCTGCTCTGGGGAAGATCggcgccaccccccaccccaccccccagtgcaAACCCTCACAGTAGAAGAATGTGTggacttaaaagaaaaatccgTGCTGGGCCCCATTCAAGATTCTGGCCTGATGGGTCCAGGGTGCAGCATGAGCATCAGAATTTTGAAGGGTTCAGAGTGAATGTCAAGGGCAGCCAAGGGCATGCCTCGTTCTGCGTCTTTAGGCTTTGGCCTTGTATTCATCCAGGGGGAGGTTCTGCTTGCCCCAGACATTGCCTCTCTTTCCAGGATAGGCCTGGGGCAGGCAGTAACTCGCCCTACTGTCAACCCAGGGTGTGCCCACCTTGGCCAGGGCAGAGTGCTGATCCTAGAGGCTAACGGAGAAGGCGGGAGCTGTCTTTGTTCTTTTAGTGCTGTGGTCTGTCGAGAGGAAGGGGGGTGGGGTAGGtgatggagagaggcagagggaggtgtggAGCAGAGGCTTTGGTGGGGGGCAGCCTCTCTGTGTGCTGGGTGAAGCGGATGGGCTCTGTGAGGCCCCAGCCTGCCTGCCCTGCTCTGTGTGAGCCCTTCTGGAATATTTGGAATAATTAGCAAATGAAAGCAGCATGTTATGCAGGGGAATGCCAGGCCGGCCTCCCGCCAAACTCAGGGACTGAGGGACAAGGGAAAAAAGGTTGAGGGGAAAGAGGGGTCCCTGGAGGCTGGACAGGACTGCTCTGGACAGCACTAGATGATgttgttctgtgtgtatgtgttcctgaGTGCGCGCCCGTgttgtgcacctgtgtgtgagaCCGATCTCACAGGGAGGGGCTGAGCACAAGGTGTATGTAGGGATGGATGagttgaggtggtggtggtggggaaatgAGGATTGAAAGGGACACACacactctgtgcctcagtttacccatcaGAACTCTGGTAGCCTGGACCTTCACAGTTGGGGTGGGAGGCACAAGTCCCAGCACTAAGGTGACCTCCTGCCTCCCCAAGCCTGCATCAGGATGGGTCTGGTAAACACGCATCAGAGTGGGATGTGGGGCTCTGGGGCTCCTCTGACCTCACACCCTGTCCCTCCAGGAAAGGGCTAAGGGAGGGTATGCTGGAAGGAGTCCTGGGACTCAGGGAGGCAAGCCTGGGCAGGCCCTCGTGGTGGGGGATGGCCTGAGCCAGGGCACACTGGCCTTTGTGAGTCCTTGAGGTGAGGTGGGGCCAACCTCCTCTCTGTCTTTTGTTCCTCTGGGCCTGCAgccccaactctcccattgtgcAGATGGAGGTACTGAGGTGTGGGATGCGAGAGCTCCTGAGAGAGCCACCCCTTGGCCCTTTACTCCCTGGGGACCTAGGTTGAGAGGAGACCCCCACAAACCCTCTCTGTCCCTGTTGACACTGAAAAGAAGTacatcaacccccccccccccaccaccacacaccagtGCTACCACATTTGGCTCTTGCCTTTCCCAAAGAAAGCTGGAGTGATGTCCatgctcaaattttaaaaattttattttgaaaaaaaaaatgtattgtaaAGAACTTTACATGAAAAAGGTTAAATTGCCCCACGTGGAGGGTAGATATGGATTCCAGCCCCAGGGGTCAGAGTGGAGCAAGACCTGGTCCCCCCAATGCAGCCAGGGCATAGGGGCTGTCCCCTTCCTGGTCCCAATGTTTCCAGCAGGCTGGGCATCCCTCCCAGTTAAGTCTTAGCTATAACTATACTCACTACATTAGTCTCTCCCCCCCACCTAGCAGCTTGgctgcccctgcccccaccacccCAAACCCCAACTTCCTGTTGCTCTCAGCCTCAAGTCAGGCTCGAAGATTTGCAGGCTCCTCTCTGCCAGTGATGGGCCAGGGAAAAGGCCCCAGAGGCCATAGAGACCATCTTGCCCCACCTTGCCGCCCTCTCCCTGTTTCTGCggcctctcccttccttccttcccagtctCCTGCCACGACTCTCCTACCCAAGGCTGCCCGGGCCCCTGGGGAAGCTCTGCCGGGAGTGGCCTCCAGGGGGTTAATTTGCTGTCATCTAATTAGCATTTGTTGTACCTGGGAACTTTCTCTGGGTAGAGACCCGGGGAAGCAGCAGGAATGGGTGAGATGATGCAGAGCTTTGAGGAGAGCCCTGTTCAGTTCCTCCCTGGCCTGGCAGGACCCCTCCAGGCTTCAGCTCTCACAGTGCAGAGGCCAGGGGCATGCCTTTGCCAGTTCTTGGGCTTGGGGGAACATGGGTCAATGAAACACTGTGTGTATGGGGACTGCTGAGGAGGGGAGGCAGCAGTTTGGGTCCTGGGCTCCcagttcccagccttctgggcttGGACATGAGGACATCCCCAGCGGGCAGCAATGTGGCCTCACGGAGCCAGCCTTCAGAGACCCGGCCCAGTCCCTGCCTGGGTGCTGAGATGTCCACGGGCCTGTCTTGGGAGGCAGTTCTGGGCCCTGACTTGGGCACTGTCCGGAGATGGGGTGGGGCCTGACCTCTTACAAGAAGGCACCCACACTGGCCCAGTCCTGCAGGTCAGCGGCCAGGGTGGCATCCCCTGCTTCAAAGAGTGGCTCTGGGGGCAGGCAGCCACTGCCGCTCTCATCCCAGGGATGCTGGAGGAAGGATGTGGCCAGAAAGGTCTCATCGAAGTCCAGGCTGTCGGCAGCCTGCTCCGCTGGAGGGCCCCAGGTAGCAGGGCAATCGATGTGGCGGCCATGGACAGTAAGGTCCACATCTCCATGTGAGGCGGGGCTCAGCGGGGGGCTTAGCTCCAAGGCCTCCAGGGTGCTCAGCTCTTCACCCAGAGTGCCAGCCTCGAAGATGGCCTCCCAGTCAAAGTTGCCTTTGAGGGGTTCCAGCTCACCCTGCTCCTCCTGGGTCAGCAGCAATGTGCTAGGAGGCCTCAGGACCTTGGCCACCCTCTTGGGCAGCGGCTGCTTTCGCTTATGCCCCAGCCTGCCCTCTCCGGTgccccagcccccctcccctgtGGCCTCCTCAAACTCTCGCAGCAGCTGCTGGGCCTCCGTGTTCACGGTCAGAGGCCCACCCCAGGGGGCAGAGCTGGGTTCCTGCGAGGCCTGGCGGGCGAAGGCTGGGTGGATGTGGACTGGGGGCAGCCTCCGCTTCTTGAAGGCCCCACTGAGCAGGCGCTCTGCGTACTGGGGGTCGATGCGCCAGAAGCCCCCCTTGCCGGGCTCGTCCTTCTCTCGAGGCACTTTGATGAAGCATTTGTTCAGGGACAGGTTGTGGCGGATGGAATTCTGGGTACagggagagaacaagagaaaagcCCAGGGGGGTCAGGGGGATCAGGGGAAGAGCAATGGAGTGGCACAGGGTGCTCCTGCCTGCTCCCCGCATCTTTCCTTTGACTGCGGAGGGATGGATCAACCCGGTGCCCTGACCAGGCAGCTGTAGCTCTGGGACTCTGGGACACCAGCCACAGGGCATGAGGAGCCCGAGTgcggtggggttggggggggagcttttgttctctgttgctgggataTCTGCCTGCTCAGTCATCCGAGCTCTGAGCCACAGGGTGGCTCTCAgtggcgccccccccccccacgtcaTCCTCCCTCCCTTACCCTGTTGCCTGCAGGTCCTGGCCAAAGCCCTCAGCTCCCCCACGGCCTGGACTGCCATCTCCCTCTGCCTGGCTGGTTCCCTCTGTTTGTGAAGTGGGTGGGTGAAGGGAGGGGGCTGGGTGAcgatggattgtgtgtgtgtgtgtgtgtgtgtgtgtgtgtgtgtgtgtggtgggagatTAGTGACCCCTTGTTTGTTGAGCCAGCTGCTGGCCTAGGCCTTCACCTCCCACGGCCTTCTCTTCCCACCCAAACCTCAGTTGATTATTACCCAGTCAAGTGCAGAAGGCTCATTCCTGGGGCCTGCGTTGGCACAGGCCTTGAGTAAGGAGAGGATGGGGATCTTCTGACCCAGTGTTAGGGCCATTTGGAACAGCTCAGGATTGCGATCCTGCACCCTGCCTCCTTGGGTAGGTACTTCGGAGAAGACTGGGCAACCTTAGgcctctgtctctgccacctGGACCCTGACATTTGAAGATGTTCAAAGCAGTGTCTGCTCGACCTCATCTTGCCTTGTTCATGTTTGGCTGCTTAGTTCTGTTCATGCTGGTGTCCAGGGGCCCAGGCTAGGCTAGCAAGGCAGGTGGGTGGACAGTGAGTGCCCCTTTGGCCGGCAAGGCTGGGATGTTTACATGGCAGACTGGGCCCACTGGCTGCTCTGCGCCAGGTTCCAGAGACTAGGAACCCGAAGCCCTTACAGCAGCAGCGCCCCTGTGGAAAGCACCTGGCTCAGGTAATTGCCCCCCAGGGGAGgctggctggggggtgggggtggaggcaggaaactGGGGAGGAGTCCAGGTGGGAGGCTGGGTCAGTAGCTTTAGGATGACCTCATGACCCCTCCACCTGGACAACTGATCTTCACATCCATACTGCTCATTTCTGCCCTACTGTCTAGACCGAATGCCGAAGGCAGGGTACAGAGCCTGGCAGGAAGGCCACCTGGGTTCCATTTTGAGTCCAGTTCTGACAAACTATCCTTGGGCAGAACAGTGTCTAGGAATTCTGGGACATGGGACAAGAATGTTCCTTATAGTATGATCCTCATAGGAGGCTACACTGGGCTACAGGACGAATGAATATGTCCTACTGGTACCTCTTCTCCTAAAACCTTAACGCCTGCACCCCAAAGCCCCTGCCTCCAAAAGGAGCGAGTGTTTCTGGAACTTGACAGGGGCCCCTCTCATGAGAGGCCCAAGCTCAAAGCTAGGTGCCTCCTTGGCCTTATAGATCTGGTATGTGAATCTGGCCAAGTGCCAGAGCAGGGAGTGAGGAGGGAGTGGCCGCCACCCACACCTCTTCTCCCCTACCTGCCAGGTGGGATCCGCATGGCGAAAGTAACAGAAGTTGTCCGTGATCCACTTGTAGATGGCCGACAGCGTGATCTTGGTGGCCTTGCTGGCCTGCATGGCCATGCAGATCAGAGTGGCATACGAGTACGGTGGCTTCACATGCGGGTTGGTGGCATAGTCCACGTCGTCGGGGGGCGGGGCCTGCAGCCCCGGGGGCGCGCTTCGAGATGTGCATGACGATGTGGGCTTGCCGGGTGTGTGTGGCT from the Peromyscus eremicus chromosome 8a, PerEre_H2_v1, whole genome shotgun sequence genome contains:
- the Foxj1 gene encoding forkhead box protein J1, with the protein product MAENWLRLCGAGPGEEAGPEGGMEEPDALDDSLTSLQWLQEFSILNAKAPTLPPGGTDPHGYYQVPGSVAPGSPLAADPACLGQPHTPGKPTSSCTSRSAPPGLQAPPPDDVDYATNPHVKPPYSYATLICMAMQASKATKITLSAIYKWITDNFCYFRHADPTWQNSIRHNLSLNKCFIKVPREKDEPGKGGFWRIDPQYAERLLSGAFKKRRLPPVHIHPAFARQASQEPSSAPWGGPLTVNTEAQQLLREFEEATGEGGWGTGEGRLGHKRKQPLPKRVAKVLRPPSTLLLTQEEQGELEPLKGNFDWEAIFEAGTLGEELSTLEALELSPPLSPASHGDVDLTVHGRHIDCPATWGPPAEQAADSLDFDETFLATSFLQHPWDESGSGCLPPEPLFEAGDATLAADLQDWASVGAFL